The Chroicocephalus ridibundus chromosome 3, bChrRid1.1, whole genome shotgun sequence genome has a segment encoding these proteins:
- the LOC134512556 gene encoding phosphofurin acidic cluster sorting protein 1-like isoform X2 — translation MAAAAAAAGALGSGPAAGPPVVAGGASSASSSAMAVAGPGPVPVPMNLFATWEIDRSAPSCVPRLCSLRLKKLTVLKELDKELSSVLIAVKIQGSKRVLRSNEYVLPPGGLMETELELTFSLQYPHFLKRDGNKLQIMLQRRKRYKNRTILGYKTLAVGIINMAEVMQHPTDGGQLLGLHSNMKDVNIRVAEISIYSLSSQPIDHEDGSVPSGPKIKASDRSPDIDNYSEEEDDSFSSEQEASDDAVQGQDLFDEEDDLRKTKKARRKMIRTTSMTRQPNFKQKFVALLKRFKVTEEVLDSDPVDQTQEVEEDLGLLYDSLEECNNSDSGPEIEDNESVHSTPKPTLRRFFEGVSHSGSQTEIGSLHSQKGQDQESGSPGEADKRKPGALRPQEEPGVEVPAVELAAEEPCSRLAPAEAATREGSVDRLAQLGPGTKAELPSAVSPSKAESKQLWRPRSTSVKDRQSSKGQGGRASSLDSESSPDSWHSTQVPRKSVYDQLNQILVSDEQLPESIVLVNVAEWQGQYVSEQLQAHKQLVVSTCSVADIQAAFNTTVSRIQRYCNCNSHMPPPVKVVVAGDQSYLSVVLRFFVEQLASKTPDWLNYLRFLLVPLGSHPLAKYLASVDNKYSTLFLDTAWRELFSRAEPPIADTVDIAGRVAQFIAGASLSHQLPISEAMLTYKQKSPDEDSCQKFVPFVGVVKVGLVEQSFSASVDSDDATVCTPSLLSSVPATGGASPYGKETVSTPPPSPSVSSGLSGAGSLSPGVEVMGLQVDYWTTQGLDRKKEGEKRETGIKNTLKSNFRSLQVSRIPGTGELVPPSTMAMTVVTKEKNKKVMFLSKKPKEKDLEPKSQVIEGITRLICTAKHQNTMLRVSIDGVEWNDVKFFQLAAQWPTHVKYLPVGIFGYSKSV, via the exons GCTCTGCAGTCTGCGCCTGAAGAAACTCACGGTCCTGAAAGAGCTGGACAAAGAGCTGAGCTCTGTGCTTATCGCTGTGAAGATTCAG GGTTCAAAGCGAGTCCTGAGATCAAATGAATACGTCCTCCCGCCTGGTGGCCTGATGGAGACCGAGCTGGAGCTGACCTTCTCACTGCAG tacCCACACTTCCTCAAGAGAGATGGCAACAAACTACAGATCATGCTGCAGCGGAGGAAGAGATACAAGAACCGCACGATCCTGGGCTACAAGACCCTTGCAGTGGGCATCATTAACATGGCTGAG GTAATGCAGCACCCGACGGATGGAGGACAGCTTCTAGGCCTCCACAGCAACATGAAGGACGTGAACATCCGAGTGGCTGAAATCAGCATCTACTCTTTGTCCAGTCAGCCCATTGACCATGAGGATGGGAGTGTCCCCTCAGGTcctaaaataaaagcttcag ATCGCTCCCCAGACATTGATAACTACTCTGAAGAAGAAGATGACAGCTTCTCCTCAGAGCAGGAAGCCAGTGATGATGCTGTGCAGGGTCAG GATCTGTTTGATGAAGAGGATGACTTGAGGAAAACCAAGAAGGCTAGGAGGAAAATGATCCGAACCACATCAATGACCAGA caaCCAAACTTCAAGCAGAAATTTGTGGCTTTGCTGAAGAGGTTTAAAGTGACGGAGGAG GTCCTGGACTCTGACCCTGTAGACCAGACCCAGGAGGTGGAGGAAGACCTGGGCTTGCTCTATGACAGCCTGGAAGAATGCAACAACAGTGACAGCGGCCCAGAGATTGAGGACAATGAGAGTGTGCACAGCACACCCAAGCCCACCCTGAG GCGTTTCTTTGAGGGAGTCTCTCATTCTGGTTCCCAGACTGAGATCGGCAGTCTGCACAGCCAGAAAGGGCAGGATCAAGAGTCGGGCAGCCCT GGCGAGGCAGACAAGCGGAAACCAGGAGCGCTGCGACCACAGGAAGAGCCAGGAGTGGAGGTCCCTGCAGTG GAGCTGGCCGCAGAGGAGCCATGTTCACGGCTGGCCCCCGCAGAGGCTGCTACGAGGGAGGGTAGTGTGGACAGACTGGCCCAGCTGGGTCCCGGGACCAAAGCCGAGCTCCCCAGTGCCGTGTCCCCCAG CAAGGCAGAGAGCAAGCAGTTGTGGCGTCCCCGCAGCACCTCTGTGAAGGATCGGCAGAGCTCAAAGGGACAGGGTGGTCGCGCCAGCAGTCTGGACAGTGAGAGCTctccagactcatggcacagcacCCAG GTGCCCCGAAAGTCTGTTTACGATCAGCTGAACCAGATCCTGGTCTCAGACGAGCAGCTCCCTGAGAGCATTGTGCTGGTGAATGTCGCTGAGTGGCAGGGGCAG TACGTGAGTGAGCAGCTCCAGGCGCACAAGCAGTTGGTCGTATCCACCTGCTCCGTGGCGGACATCCAGGCAGCCTTCAACACCACTGTCTCCCGCATCCAGCGATA CTGTAACTGTAACTCCCACATGCCTCCCCCAGtgaaggtggtggtggcgggggacCAGAGCTACCTGAGCGTTGTCCTCCGCTTCTTTGTGGAGCAGCTGGCCAGCAAGACACCCGACTGGCTCAACTACCTTCGCTTCCTGCTTGTGCCACTGG GCTCTCACCCTCTTGCCAAGTACCTGGCCTCGGTGGATAACAAATACAGCACTCTCTTCCTGGACACGGCGTGGCGGGAGCTGTTCAGCAGGGCTGAGCCACCCATCGCAG ACACTGTGGACATTGCAGGCCGCGTCGCCCAGTTCATCGCTGGAGCCAGCCTCTCTCACCAGCTCCCTATCTCTGAGGCCATGCTGACGTACAAGCAGAAGAG CCCCGATGAGGACTCCTGCCAGAAGTTTGTACCCTTTGTGGGG GTGGTGAAGGTGGGCCTGGTGGAGCAGTCCTTCAGTGCCTCCG tgGACTCGGATGATGCCACAGTCTGCACCCCGTCCCTGCTGAGCTCAGTGCCAGCCACCGGTGGAGCGTCCCCCTACGGCAAAGAGACTGTGAgcaccccgccgccctccccgtcAGTCAGCAGTGGCCTCTCGGGTGCTGG GTCTCTGAGCCCTGGTGTGGAGGTGATGGGCCTGCAGGTGGACTACTGGACAACACAAGGGCTGGACAGGAAGAAGGAGGGCGAGAAGCGGGAGACGGGTATCAAGAACACACTGAAGAGCAACTTCCGCTCACTCCAGGTCAGCCGCATCCCTGGCACAGGGGAGCTGGTGCCCCCTAGCACCATGGCCATGACCGTGGTCaccaaggagaaaaacaagaaag TGATGTTTCTGAGCAAGAAACCAAAAGAGAAGGACCTGGAGCCCAAAAGCCAAGTCATCGAAGGGATCACACGCCTCATCTGCACAGCCAAGCACCAGAACACCATGTTGCGAG TCTCCATAGATGGGGTGGAGTGGAACGATGTGAAGTTTTTCCAGCTGGCAGCACAGTGGCCAACGCACGTCAAGTACCTCCCTGTGGGCATTTTTGGCTATTCAAAGAGTGTGTGA
- the LOC134512556 gene encoding phosphofurin acidic cluster sorting protein 2-like isoform X1, with amino-acid sequence MAAAAAAAGALGSGPAAGPPVVAGGASSASSSAMAVAGPGPVPVPMNLFATWEIDRSAPSCVPRLCSLRLKKLTVLKELDKELSSVLIAVKIQGSKRVLRSNEYVLPPGGLMETELELTFSLQYPHFLKRDGNKLQIMLQRRKRYKNRTILGYKTLAVGIINMAEVMQHPTDGGQLLGLHSNMKDVNIRVAEISIYSLSSQPIDHEDGSVPSGPKIKASDRSPDIDNYSEEEDDSFSSEQEASDDAVQGQDLFDEEDDLRKTKKARRKMIRTTSMTRQPNFKQKFVALLKRFKVTEEVLDSDPVDQTQEVEEDLGLLYDSLEECNNSDSGPEIEDNESVHSTPKPTLRRFFEGVSHSGSQTEIGSLHSQKGQDQESGSPGEADKRKPGALRPQEEPGVEVPAVELAAEEPCSRLAPAEAATREGSVDRLAQLGPGTKAELPSAVSPSKAESKQLWRPRSTSVKDRQSSKGQGGRASSLDSESSPDSWHSTQVPRKSVYDQLNQILVSDEQLPESIVLVNVAEWQGQYVSEQLQAHKQLVVSTCSVADIQAAFNTTVSRIQRYCNCNSHMPPPVKVVVAGDQSYLSVVLRFFVEQLASKTPDWLNYLRFLLVPLGSHPLAKYLASVDNKYSTLFLDTAWRELFSRAEPPIADTVDIAGRVAQFIAGASLSHQLPISEAMLTYKQKRKRSLYFDFYISPDEDSCQKFVPFVGVVKVGLVEQSFSASVDSDDATVCTPSLLSSVPATGGASPYGKETVSTPPPSPSVSSGLSGAGSLSPGVEVMGLQVDYWTTQGLDRKKEGEKRETGIKNTLKSNFRSLQVSRIPGTGELVPPSTMAMTVVTKEKNKKVMFLSKKPKEKDLEPKSQVIEGITRLICTAKHQNTMLRVSIDGVEWNDVKFFQLAAQWPTHVKYLPVGIFGYSKSV; translated from the exons GCTCTGCAGTCTGCGCCTGAAGAAACTCACGGTCCTGAAAGAGCTGGACAAAGAGCTGAGCTCTGTGCTTATCGCTGTGAAGATTCAG GGTTCAAAGCGAGTCCTGAGATCAAATGAATACGTCCTCCCGCCTGGTGGCCTGATGGAGACCGAGCTGGAGCTGACCTTCTCACTGCAG tacCCACACTTCCTCAAGAGAGATGGCAACAAACTACAGATCATGCTGCAGCGGAGGAAGAGATACAAGAACCGCACGATCCTGGGCTACAAGACCCTTGCAGTGGGCATCATTAACATGGCTGAG GTAATGCAGCACCCGACGGATGGAGGACAGCTTCTAGGCCTCCACAGCAACATGAAGGACGTGAACATCCGAGTGGCTGAAATCAGCATCTACTCTTTGTCCAGTCAGCCCATTGACCATGAGGATGGGAGTGTCCCCTCAGGTcctaaaataaaagcttcag ATCGCTCCCCAGACATTGATAACTACTCTGAAGAAGAAGATGACAGCTTCTCCTCAGAGCAGGAAGCCAGTGATGATGCTGTGCAGGGTCAG GATCTGTTTGATGAAGAGGATGACTTGAGGAAAACCAAGAAGGCTAGGAGGAAAATGATCCGAACCACATCAATGACCAGA caaCCAAACTTCAAGCAGAAATTTGTGGCTTTGCTGAAGAGGTTTAAAGTGACGGAGGAG GTCCTGGACTCTGACCCTGTAGACCAGACCCAGGAGGTGGAGGAAGACCTGGGCTTGCTCTATGACAGCCTGGAAGAATGCAACAACAGTGACAGCGGCCCAGAGATTGAGGACAATGAGAGTGTGCACAGCACACCCAAGCCCACCCTGAG GCGTTTCTTTGAGGGAGTCTCTCATTCTGGTTCCCAGACTGAGATCGGCAGTCTGCACAGCCAGAAAGGGCAGGATCAAGAGTCGGGCAGCCCT GGCGAGGCAGACAAGCGGAAACCAGGAGCGCTGCGACCACAGGAAGAGCCAGGAGTGGAGGTCCCTGCAGTG GAGCTGGCCGCAGAGGAGCCATGTTCACGGCTGGCCCCCGCAGAGGCTGCTACGAGGGAGGGTAGTGTGGACAGACTGGCCCAGCTGGGTCCCGGGACCAAAGCCGAGCTCCCCAGTGCCGTGTCCCCCAG CAAGGCAGAGAGCAAGCAGTTGTGGCGTCCCCGCAGCACCTCTGTGAAGGATCGGCAGAGCTCAAAGGGACAGGGTGGTCGCGCCAGCAGTCTGGACAGTGAGAGCTctccagactcatggcacagcacCCAG GTGCCCCGAAAGTCTGTTTACGATCAGCTGAACCAGATCCTGGTCTCAGACGAGCAGCTCCCTGAGAGCATTGTGCTGGTGAATGTCGCTGAGTGGCAGGGGCAG TACGTGAGTGAGCAGCTCCAGGCGCACAAGCAGTTGGTCGTATCCACCTGCTCCGTGGCGGACATCCAGGCAGCCTTCAACACCACTGTCTCCCGCATCCAGCGATA CTGTAACTGTAACTCCCACATGCCTCCCCCAGtgaaggtggtggtggcgggggacCAGAGCTACCTGAGCGTTGTCCTCCGCTTCTTTGTGGAGCAGCTGGCCAGCAAGACACCCGACTGGCTCAACTACCTTCGCTTCCTGCTTGTGCCACTGG GCTCTCACCCTCTTGCCAAGTACCTGGCCTCGGTGGATAACAAATACAGCACTCTCTTCCTGGACACGGCGTGGCGGGAGCTGTTCAGCAGGGCTGAGCCACCCATCGCAG ACACTGTGGACATTGCAGGCCGCGTCGCCCAGTTCATCGCTGGAGCCAGCCTCTCTCACCAGCTCCCTATCTCTGAGGCCATGCTGACGTACAAGCAGAAGAG GAAGAGAAGtctctattttgatttttatatcaG CCCCGATGAGGACTCCTGCCAGAAGTTTGTACCCTTTGTGGGG GTGGTGAAGGTGGGCCTGGTGGAGCAGTCCTTCAGTGCCTCCG tgGACTCGGATGATGCCACAGTCTGCACCCCGTCCCTGCTGAGCTCAGTGCCAGCCACCGGTGGAGCGTCCCCCTACGGCAAAGAGACTGTGAgcaccccgccgccctccccgtcAGTCAGCAGTGGCCTCTCGGGTGCTGG GTCTCTGAGCCCTGGTGTGGAGGTGATGGGCCTGCAGGTGGACTACTGGACAACACAAGGGCTGGACAGGAAGAAGGAGGGCGAGAAGCGGGAGACGGGTATCAAGAACACACTGAAGAGCAACTTCCGCTCACTCCAGGTCAGCCGCATCCCTGGCACAGGGGAGCTGGTGCCCCCTAGCACCATGGCCATGACCGTGGTCaccaaggagaaaaacaagaaag TGATGTTTCTGAGCAAGAAACCAAAAGAGAAGGACCTGGAGCCCAAAAGCCAAGTCATCGAAGGGATCACACGCCTCATCTGCACAGCCAAGCACCAGAACACCATGTTGCGAG TCTCCATAGATGGGGTGGAGTGGAACGATGTGAAGTTTTTCCAGCTGGCAGCACAGTGGCCAACGCACGTCAAGTACCTCCCTGTGGGCATTTTTGGCTATTCAAAGAGTGTGTGA